The following proteins come from a genomic window of Falco rusticolus isolate bFalRus1 chromosome 9, bFalRus1.pri, whole genome shotgun sequence:
- the AS3MT gene encoding arsenite methyltransferase isoform X1, translating into MATLCGERVHREVQDYYGKELQKSEDLKTNACVTLARPLPKAVRDALERVHEEVVARYYGCGLVIPECLASCRILDLGSGSGRDCYLLSQLVGEQGHVTGIDMTEGQVKVAKKHIAYHMDKFGYRKPNVEFLQGYMEKLGDAGLADESYDIVISNCVINLVPNKKAVLQEAYRVLKPGGEMYFSDVYASQRLSETVRKHRVLWGECLAGALYWRDLYSIAEEVGFTPPCLVSASPITIGDKELESFIGDCHFVSATFRLFKVSGSSQTGPSQVIYNGGIVGHEQELVFDANFTFKQGEVVDVDSEMAAILRSSRFAEEFLIRPGGAYAGAGAPQGSCCKGVKEKICDPFQLLELLAAPGPACHPGGTCGPLGCC; encoded by the exons TGGCAACCCTCTGCGGAGAGCGGGTCCACCGGGAGGTGCAG GATTACTATGgcaaagagctgcagaagtCGGAGGACCTGAAAACCAATGCCTGCGTTACCTTGGCCAGGCCTCTTCCTAAGGCGGTGAGAGATGCTTTGGAGCGTGTCCATGAGGAAGTGGTGGCCAG GTACTACGGCTGCGGTCTGGTGATCCCCGAGTGCCTGGCATCATGCCGGATCCTGGACCTGGGCAGCGGCAGTGGCAGAGACTGCTACCTGCTGAGCCAGCTGGTTGGGGAGCAGGGCCACGTCACCGGGATAGACATGACCGAGGGCCAG gtCAAGGTGGCGAAGAAGCACATTGCCTACCACATGGACAAGTTCGGCTACCGAAAGCCAAATGTTGAGTTCCTGCAGGGCTACATGGAGAagctgggtgatgctgggcTGGCTGATGAGAGCTACGATATTGTTAT CTCCAACTGCGTGATCAACCTTGTCCCCAACAAGAAGGCCGTGCTGCAGGAGGCCTACCGTGTGCTGAAG cctggaggagagatgTACTTCAGTGATGTCTATGCTAGCCAGCGCCTGAGTGAGACTGTCCGGAAGCACAGGGTTCTGTGGG GGGAGTGCCTGGCAGGAGCTCTGTACTGGAGAGACCTGTACAGCATTGCCGAGGAGGTGGGGTTCACCCCCCCGTGCCTGGTCTCCGCCAGTCCCATCACCATCGGTGACAAGGAGCTGGAGAGCTTCATTG GTGACTGCCACTTCGTCTCTGCGACTTTCCGCCTGTTCAAGGTGTCGGGTAGCAGCCAGACTGGGCCCAGTCAGGTCATCTACAACGGCGGGATCGTGGGGCATGAGCAAGAGCTGGTGTTTGACGCCAATTTCACCTTCAAG caaggagaggtggtggatgtGGATTCTGAGATGGCTGCAATCTTGCGGAGCTCCAGGTTTGCGGAGGAGTTCCTGATCCGACCTGGTGGGGCCTACGCTGGTGCTGGTGCACCGCAGGGCAGCTGTTGCAAGGGGGTGAAG GAGAAGATCTGCGATcccttccagctgctggagctgctcgCAGCCCCAGGTCCTGCCTGCCATCCTGGTGGCACCTGTGGTcccctggggtgctgctga
- the AS3MT gene encoding arsenite methyltransferase isoform X2, translated as MLWSVSMRKWWPAPPRYYGCGLVIPECLASCRILDLGSGSGRDCYLLSQLVGEQGHVTGIDMTEGQVKVAKKHIAYHMDKFGYRKPNVEFLQGYMEKLGDAGLADESYDIVISNCVINLVPNKKAVLQEAYRVLKPGGEMYFSDVYASQRLSETVRKHRVLWGECLAGALYWRDLYSIAEEVGFTPPCLVSASPITIGDKELESFIGDCHFVSATFRLFKVSGSSQTGPSQVIYNGGIVGHEQELVFDANFTFKQGEVVDVDSEMAAILRSSRFAEEFLIRPGGAYAGAGAPQGSCCKGVKEKICDPFQLLELLAAPGPACHPGGTCGPLGCC; from the exons ATGCTTTGGAGCGTGTCCATGAGGAAGTGGTGGCCAG CACCCCCCAGGTACTACGGCTGCGGTCTGGTGATCCCCGAGTGCCTGGCATCATGCCGGATCCTGGACCTGGGCAGCGGCAGTGGCAGAGACTGCTACCTGCTGAGCCAGCTGGTTGGGGAGCAGGGCCACGTCACCGGGATAGACATGACCGAGGGCCAG gtCAAGGTGGCGAAGAAGCACATTGCCTACCACATGGACAAGTTCGGCTACCGAAAGCCAAATGTTGAGTTCCTGCAGGGCTACATGGAGAagctgggtgatgctgggcTGGCTGATGAGAGCTACGATATTGTTAT CTCCAACTGCGTGATCAACCTTGTCCCCAACAAGAAGGCCGTGCTGCAGGAGGCCTACCGTGTGCTGAAG cctggaggagagatgTACTTCAGTGATGTCTATGCTAGCCAGCGCCTGAGTGAGACTGTCCGGAAGCACAGGGTTCTGTGGG GGGAGTGCCTGGCAGGAGCTCTGTACTGGAGAGACCTGTACAGCATTGCCGAGGAGGTGGGGTTCACCCCCCCGTGCCTGGTCTCCGCCAGTCCCATCACCATCGGTGACAAGGAGCTGGAGAGCTTCATTG GTGACTGCCACTTCGTCTCTGCGACTTTCCGCCTGTTCAAGGTGTCGGGTAGCAGCCAGACTGGGCCCAGTCAGGTCATCTACAACGGCGGGATCGTGGGGCATGAGCAAGAGCTGGTGTTTGACGCCAATTTCACCTTCAAG caaggagaggtggtggatgtGGATTCTGAGATGGCTGCAATCTTGCGGAGCTCCAGGTTTGCGGAGGAGTTCCTGATCCGACCTGGTGGGGCCTACGCTGGTGCTGGTGCACCGCAGGGCAGCTGTTGCAAGGGGGTGAAG GAGAAGATCTGCGATcccttccagctgctggagctgctcgCAGCCCCAGGTCCTGCCTGCCATCCTGGTGGCACCTGTGGTcccctggggtgctgctga